The following are encoded in a window of Kitasatospora sp. NBC_01250 genomic DNA:
- a CDS encoding VOC family protein, with product MSVELNHTIVHARDNRESAEFLAGILGLEVGAEWGPFVPVATANGVTLDFARVPAESIAVQQYAFLVSDEEFDAAFARIRQAGLTYYADPRMGHPGEINHHHGGRGLYFLDPVGHGMEIITRPYGSHQPSES from the coding sequence ATGTCAGTCGAGTTGAATCACACCATCGTTCACGCCCGGGACAACCGGGAATCCGCCGAGTTCCTGGCGGGGATCCTCGGGCTCGAGGTCGGGGCCGAGTGGGGGCCGTTCGTTCCGGTCGCCACGGCGAACGGCGTCACGCTGGACTTCGCCCGCGTCCCGGCCGAGTCGATCGCCGTGCAGCAGTACGCCTTCCTGGTCTCCGACGAGGAGTTCGACGCGGCGTTCGCGCGGATCCGGCAGGCGGGGCTGACGTACTACGCCGACCCGCGGATGGGGCATCCCGGCGAGATCAACCACCATCACGGCGGCCGCGGGCTGTACTTCCTCGATCCGGTCGGCCACGGGATGGAGATCATCACCCGCCCCTACGGCAGCCACCAGCCGTCGGAGTCGTGA
- a CDS encoding DHA2 family efflux MFS transporter permease subunit: MRRVSPAVWAFVIASTAGFMAALDNLVVTTALTSIRRDLGGGMSDLEWTVNAYTLSFAVLLLLGAALGDRFGRRRIFLVGLGVFTFASLAAALAPNINALIAARAVQGVGAAMLTPVSLTLLTAAVPVARRGLAFGAWGAVNGMAVATGPLIGGTVVEHLSWQWIFALNVPLGLLLLPLARLRLTESVGPDNRLDIPGTALASTALFGIVYAVIRGNDDGWTSGPVLAGLIAGATLLVAFLAWERRSPAPAVPLRLFRSRAFSAVNVASTLMSLGMFGAIFLLSQFLQAAQGFSPMQAGVRMLPWTGMPMVVAPLAGMLADRIGGRNIIAVGLALQAAGLGWFASVATADVSYAAQVPALMLSGAGMALFFAPVATLLMSSVRESEQGVASGVNNALREVGGALGVAVLTAVFTAHGNYTSPQHFVDGLVPALWVGASVVGVAALAVLAAPRRSGVGTAAGTAETGRAVADTPAVLRS, from the coding sequence ATGCGCAGAGTCAGCCCGGCCGTCTGGGCTTTCGTGATCGCCAGTACCGCCGGATTCATGGCCGCGCTGGACAACCTGGTCGTCACCACCGCACTCACCTCCATCCGGCGGGACCTCGGTGGCGGGATGAGCGACCTGGAGTGGACGGTCAACGCCTACACCCTCAGCTTCGCCGTCCTGCTGCTGCTCGGCGCCGCCCTCGGTGACCGCTTCGGCCGCCGCCGGATCTTCCTCGTGGGGCTCGGCGTCTTCACCTTCGCCTCGCTCGCCGCCGCGCTGGCCCCGAACATCAACGCCCTGATCGCGGCCCGCGCGGTCCAGGGGGTCGGCGCCGCGATGCTCACCCCGGTCAGCCTGACGCTGCTCACCGCGGCGGTGCCGGTCGCGCGGCGCGGACTGGCCTTCGGCGCCTGGGGCGCGGTCAACGGCATGGCGGTGGCCACCGGGCCGCTGATCGGCGGGACCGTGGTCGAACACCTCTCCTGGCAGTGGATCTTCGCGCTGAACGTCCCGCTCGGCCTGCTCCTGCTGCCGCTCGCCCGGCTGCGGCTCACCGAGAGCGTCGGCCCCGACAACCGGCTCGACATCCCCGGCACGGCGCTGGCCAGCACCGCCCTCTTCGGCATCGTCTACGCCGTCATCCGGGGCAACGACGACGGGTGGACCAGCGGCCCGGTGCTGGCCGGCCTGATCGCCGGCGCGACGCTGCTCGTCGCCTTCCTCGCCTGGGAGCGGCGCAGCCCGGCGCCGGCGGTGCCGCTGCGGCTGTTCCGCAGCCGGGCCTTCTCGGCGGTGAACGTGGCGAGCACGCTGATGTCCCTGGGCATGTTCGGGGCGATCTTCCTGCTCAGTCAGTTCCTGCAGGCGGCCCAGGGGTTCAGCCCGATGCAGGCGGGCGTGCGGATGCTCCCGTGGACCGGCATGCCGATGGTGGTCGCCCCGCTGGCCGGCATGCTGGCGGACCGGATCGGCGGCCGGAACATCATCGCCGTCGGGCTCGCGCTGCAGGCGGCCGGCCTGGGCTGGTTCGCCTCGGTCGCCACGGCGGACGTCAGCTACGCGGCCCAGGTCCCCGCGCTGATGCTCTCCGGGGCCGGCATGGCGCTCTTCTTCGCTCCGGTCGCCACGCTGCTGATGAGCTCGGTCCGCGAGTCGGAGCAGGGCGTCGCCTCGGGGGTCAACAACGCGCTGCGGGAGGTGGGCGGTGCGCTCGGCGTGGCCGTCCTCACCGCCGTCTTCACCGCGCACGGCAACTACACCAGCCCCCAGCACTTCGTCGACGGCCTGGTCCCGGCGCTCTGGGTGGGCGCCTCGGTGGTCGGCGTCGCAGCGCTGGCGGTCCTCGCCGCGCCACGGCGCAGCGGGGTCGGGACGGCGGCCGGGACGGCCGAAACCGGCCGGGCCGTGGCGGACACACCGGCGGTGCTGCGCTCCTGA
- a CDS encoding TetR/AcrR family transcriptional regulator translates to MAGASRRMSAEERRESVIRAAMIEFAERGYNGTSTQAIAARVGVSQPYLFRLFPSKRALFEATLRRCVQEVKATFLKAVEGLDDPQDRAEAMGEAYVELMADRSLLMMQMQMWVSTAAAEAQGEAEVGEAVRALWLDLWDSVRVAAGMSEQEITDFFARGMLINTMLAMGFPPGHRLWEGLGLGEQGCA, encoded by the coding sequence ATGGCAGGGGCGAGCCGGCGGATGTCGGCGGAGGAGCGGCGCGAGAGCGTCATCCGCGCAGCGATGATCGAGTTCGCCGAGCGCGGCTACAACGGGACGTCGACGCAGGCGATAGCCGCTCGGGTCGGTGTCTCCCAGCCGTATCTCTTCCGGCTGTTCCCCAGCAAGCGTGCCCTCTTCGAGGCGACCCTGCGCCGCTGCGTGCAGGAGGTCAAGGCGACCTTCCTCAAGGCGGTCGAGGGCCTGGACGACCCGCAGGACCGCGCCGAGGCCATGGGCGAGGCGTACGTCGAGCTGATGGCCGACCGCAGTCTGCTGATGATGCAGATGCAGATGTGGGTCTCCACGGCCGCCGCCGAGGCGCAGGGGGAGGCCGAAGTGGGGGAGGCGGTCCGCGCGTTGTGGCTCGACCTCTGGGACTCGGTGCGGGTGGCCGCCGGCATGAGCGAGCAGGAGATCACCGATTTCTTCGCCCGCGGGATGCTGATCAACACCATGCTCGCGATGGGCTTTCCGCCCGGTCACCGTCTCTGGGAGGGGCTCGGGCTGGGGGAGCAGGGGTGCGCGTAG
- a CDS encoding IS1182 family transposase, whose amino-acid sequence MGEWSGETVGPDVWETCRGLIPVGSVFAFLAEHRGELFPAVMFADMYPSANGRPSMPPQILAAAIALQALHGLSDFETVQELRCDLRWKAACGLGLNDTAFDPSLLAYFRRRLARSPRPNRIFEAVREVVRATGVLKGKHRRALDSTVLDDAVATQDTVTQIIASVRAVIREVPGADAVAAVHCTAHDYTDPGKPRIAWNDEQARADLVDALVGDALRLLGHLPEQQLGEKAANAVGLLALVAGQDVEPAEDSDGRDGRWRITRGTAHDRMVSTVDPEARHVHKTRTHRQDGFKAHLAIEPETGLYTAVALRPGAGAEHHEAAVGLDLLADEDAPVDAFADTAYSTGDARQALEQQGHRLFLKPAPLRAAVPGGFTLDDFTIDTTAATVTCPAGHTVPLSDPGGRHQQRKATFAGLCTGCPLRERCTKARAGRTLTIRPHHDLLTAARRQAATDPDWQADYRRWRPPVERAVAWIVHRGNRRLRYRGTIKNDTWLHTRAAALNLRRLINLGLTHTGSTWQLTPATNA is encoded by the coding sequence ATGGGTGAGTGGTCCGGGGAGACGGTCGGGCCGGATGTCTGGGAGACGTGCCGGGGGTTGATCCCGGTGGGCAGCGTGTTCGCGTTCCTGGCCGAGCACCGTGGTGAGTTGTTCCCGGCGGTGATGTTCGCGGACATGTACCCGTCGGCGAACGGGCGGCCGAGCATGCCGCCGCAGATCCTGGCCGCGGCGATCGCGCTGCAGGCCCTGCACGGCCTGTCGGACTTCGAGACGGTCCAGGAACTGCGGTGCGACCTGCGGTGGAAGGCCGCGTGCGGACTGGGCCTGAACGACACCGCGTTCGACCCGTCGCTGCTGGCCTACTTCCGCCGCCGGCTGGCCCGCTCTCCCCGGCCCAACCGGATCTTCGAGGCCGTGCGGGAGGTCGTGCGGGCCACCGGTGTCCTCAAGGGCAAGCACCGGCGGGCGCTGGACTCCACCGTGCTGGACGACGCGGTGGCCACCCAGGACACCGTCACCCAGATCATCGCCTCCGTCCGGGCGGTGATCCGCGAAGTCCCCGGCGCGGATGCGGTCGCGGCCGTGCACTGCACCGCCCACGACTACACCGACCCGGGCAAACCCCGCATCGCGTGGAACGACGAGCAGGCCCGAGCCGACCTCGTCGACGCCCTGGTCGGCGACGCGCTGCGGCTGCTCGGGCACCTGCCCGAGCAACAGCTCGGCGAGAAGGCCGCGAACGCGGTCGGCCTGCTGGCCCTGGTCGCCGGGCAGGACGTCGAGCCCGCCGAGGACTCCGACGGACGCGACGGACGCTGGCGCATCACCCGGGGCACCGCCCACGACCGGATGGTCTCCACCGTCGACCCCGAGGCCCGGCACGTGCACAAGACCCGCACCCACCGGCAGGACGGCTTCAAGGCCCACCTCGCCATCGAGCCCGAGACAGGGTTATACACCGCGGTCGCCCTGCGGCCCGGCGCCGGAGCAGAACACCACGAGGCCGCCGTCGGACTCGACCTGCTCGCCGACGAGGACGCCCCGGTGGACGCCTTCGCAGACACCGCCTACTCCACCGGCGACGCCCGCCAGGCCCTGGAACAGCAAGGGCACCGACTGTTCCTCAAACCCGCCCCACTGCGGGCAGCCGTCCCCGGCGGCTTCACCCTCGACGACTTCACCATCGACACCACCGCCGCCACCGTGACCTGCCCCGCCGGACACACCGTCCCGCTCTCCGACCCCGGCGGCCGCCACCAGCAGCGCAAGGCCACCTTCGCCGGCCTGTGCACCGGGTGCCCCCTGCGCGAGCGGTGCACCAAGGCCAGGGCCGGACGCACCCTGACCATCCGCCCGCACCACGACCTCCTCACCGCCGCCCGCCGCCAGGCCGCCACCGACCCCGACTGGCAAGCCGACTACCGCCGCTGGCGACCACCCGTCGAACGCGCAGTCGCCTGGATCGTCCACCGGGGCAACCGCAGACTCCGCTACCGCGGCACCATCAAGAACGACACCTGGCTCCACACCCGAGCCGCCGCCCTCAACCTCCGCCGCCTGATCAACCTCGGACTCACCCACACCGGCAGCACCTGGCAACTCACCCCGGCAACCAACGCATAA
- a CDS encoding FAD-binding oxidoreductase, protein MTQHTAPAPSPASPEPAARQELDRPERDRQAVDRRALLRLGAGAAAAAALTGCTGRAATGAGPVASTAPGPAHSPAHSPSTVPGSTPSSSAPAASAGPADWTALAKDLQGTLIRPGDTPYPAAARQYQPQFDGVRPGGVLYPANAQDAVTALAFAGRYGLPVALRSGGHNYGGWSAGPGLVLDVGRLNTVTASGGGATVGAGARLIDVYAGLAGQGVAIPAGSCPSVGVTGLTLGGGVGVTSRAYGLTCDSLTGAEVVTADGRILRADANSEPDLFWALRGGGGGNFGVVTSLDFRTSPAVDCSYAFLSWPWSSAAAVVRAWQAWAPTAPDQLWADLHLLAWPDGRLELSSTAVHLGPADELSNLIDRLGVQPSSAPVHSKSFLETMQVMGGVSGWTQAAAHLPGSLPGQNPQGRLTRESYAARSDFFTKALPDTGIAALVAAVADYARTAPQGGSAGVAFDALGGAVNRVAPGDTAFVHRDALFLAQYTANYPGTGAGSGPGVDQSRSWLNTLWSALRRYASGQAYQNYADPQLTDWEQAYYGANAPRLRQVKQQYDPRGTFHFPQSVPL, encoded by the coding sequence ATGACCCAGCACACCGCACCCGCACCCTCCCCGGCCTCGCCCGAGCCGGCGGCCCGGCAGGAGCTGGACCGGCCGGAGCGGGACCGGCAGGCGGTGGACCGGCGCGCCCTGCTGCGGCTCGGCGCCGGGGCCGCCGCGGCCGCGGCGCTGACCGGCTGCACCGGCCGCGCCGCCACCGGGGCCGGCCCCGTGGCGAGCACCGCACCCGGCCCCGCGCACAGCCCCGCGCACAGCCCCTCCACCGTCCCCGGCAGCACCCCCAGCAGTAGTGCTCCGGCCGCCTCGGCGGGCCCGGCGGACTGGACCGCCCTGGCCAAGGACCTCCAGGGCACCCTGATCCGGCCGGGGGACACCCCGTACCCGGCCGCCGCCCGGCAGTACCAGCCGCAGTTCGACGGCGTGCGCCCCGGCGGCGTCCTCTACCCGGCGAACGCCCAGGACGCGGTCACCGCGCTGGCCTTCGCCGGCCGCTACGGCCTGCCGGTGGCGCTGCGCAGCGGCGGGCACAACTACGGCGGCTGGTCCGCGGGGCCGGGCCTGGTGCTGGACGTCGGCCGGCTGAACACGGTCACCGCCTCCGGCGGCGGCGCGACGGTGGGCGCGGGGGCACGACTGATCGACGTGTACGCGGGCCTGGCCGGCCAGGGCGTGGCGATACCCGCCGGATCCTGCCCGAGCGTCGGGGTGACCGGGCTGACCCTCGGCGGCGGGGTCGGGGTGACCTCCCGGGCCTACGGGCTGACCTGCGACAGCCTGACCGGCGCCGAGGTGGTCACCGCCGACGGGCGGATCCTGCGGGCCGACGCGAACAGCGAGCCCGACCTCTTCTGGGCGCTGCGCGGCGGTGGCGGCGGCAACTTCGGCGTGGTCACCTCGCTGGACTTCCGTACCAGCCCCGCCGTCGACTGCTCCTACGCCTTCCTCTCCTGGCCCTGGTCCTCGGCGGCCGCGGTGGTGCGGGCCTGGCAGGCCTGGGCACCGACCGCTCCCGACCAGCTCTGGGCCGACCTGCACCTGCTGGCCTGGCCGGACGGCCGGCTGGAGCTGAGCAGCACCGCCGTCCATCTCGGCCCGGCGGACGAACTGTCCAACCTGATCGACCGGTTGGGTGTCCAGCCGAGCAGCGCGCCGGTGCACAGCAAGTCCTTCCTGGAGACCATGCAGGTGATGGGCGGGGTCTCCGGCTGGACCCAGGCCGCCGCCCACCTGCCCGGCTCGCTCCCCGGCCAGAACCCGCAGGGCCGGCTCACCCGCGAGTCCTACGCGGCCCGCTCGGACTTCTTCACCAAGGCGCTGCCCGACACCGGCATCGCGGCCCTGGTCGCCGCCGTGGCCGACTACGCCCGCACCGCACCCCAGGGCGGCAGCGCGGGCGTGGCCTTCGACGCGCTGGGCGGCGCGGTCAACCGGGTCGCCCCGGGGGACACCGCCTTCGTCCACCGCGACGCCCTCTTCCTGGCCCAGTACACCGCCAACTACCCGGGCACCGGGGCCGGTTCGGGCCCCGGCGTGGACCAGTCGCGCAGCTGGCTGAACACTTTGTGGAGCGCCCTGCGCCGCTACGCCAGCGGGCAGGCCTACCAGAACTACGCCGACCCGCAGCTGACCGACTGGGAACAGGCCTACTACGGCGCCAACGCCCCCCGGCTGCGCCAGGTCAAGCAGCAGTACGACCCGCGCGGCACCTTCCACTTCCCCCAGTCCGTCCCGCTCTGA
- a CDS encoding DUF4232 domain-containing protein — protein sequence MRPATPLLLSAALAATVFLTGCGSRNATAGPAAPSATASCAAPAPTGAAAGPKRTTVTLVGPGCRTSPESTAELEVTNGESEPFSYTVTLTVLDRSGQALDSVPQTVASVAPGRTVRRTVDTGLSPGGAAGAGAQLRIAKVRAVPTAEAPVAAGACPPAGIRVTADEVDAAMGLRAMGLHLTNCGTAAYRVNGYPQLQFLDVDRSPVPGIQVLQGTDRIATGVVPDAPPRPVTLQPGESASATLAWRNTTGSGDPVNVPYLRVTAQAGAPAVTVTPELDLGTTAAIGASAWRHE from the coding sequence ATGCGTCCCGCCACCCCCCTCCTGCTGTCCGCCGCCCTCGCCGCCACCGTGTTCCTGACCGGCTGCGGGTCGCGGAACGCCACCGCGGGCCCCGCCGCTCCCTCCGCCACCGCGAGCTGCGCGGCACCGGCGCCCACCGGTGCGGCCGCCGGTCCGAAGCGGACCACCGTGACCCTGGTCGGCCCGGGGTGCCGCACCTCCCCGGAGTCGACGGCCGAGCTGGAGGTCACCAACGGCGAGAGCGAACCGTTCAGCTACACCGTCACCCTCACCGTGCTGGACCGCTCGGGGCAGGCGCTGGACAGTGTCCCGCAGACCGTGGCGTCGGTGGCGCCCGGCCGGACCGTGCGTCGGACGGTCGACACCGGGCTCTCCCCGGGCGGGGCCGCCGGGGCCGGCGCGCAGCTGCGGATCGCCAAGGTGCGGGCGGTGCCGACGGCGGAGGCGCCCGTCGCGGCCGGGGCCTGCCCGCCCGCCGGGATCCGGGTGACGGCCGACGAGGTCGACGCCGCGATGGGCCTGCGCGCCATGGGGCTCCACCTGACCAACTGCGGAACCGCCGCCTACCGCGTCAACGGCTACCCCCAGCTCCAGTTCCTCGACGTGGACCGGAGCCCGGTCCCCGGCATCCAGGTCCTGCAGGGCACCGACCGGATCGCCACCGGGGTCGTGCCCGATGCCCCGCCCCGGCCCGTGACGCTGCAGCCGGGCGAGTCCGCCTCGGCCACCCTGGCGTGGCGCAACACCACCGGCTCCGGCGATCCGGTGAACGTCCCCTACCTGCGGGTGACGGCGCAGGCCGGGGCACCGGCCGTGACCGTCACACCGGAACTCGATCTGGGCACCACGGCCGCGATCGGTGCCAGCGCCTGGCGGCACGAGTAG
- a CDS encoding SDR family oxidoreductase, producing MADVPSRPTVAVTGASGRLGGRVARLLAAAGLPQRLLARNLAKVPALPGATALSCAYGDREAVLRALTGVERVLMVSAAEAPDRLEQHRTFVDAAAEAGVGHLAYISFYGAAPEATFTLARDHWHTEQHIRASGLPFTFLRDNLYADFMPHLVGEDGVIRGPGGQGRAAVVAQDDIAEAAAAVLARAPEHAGATYDLTGPHALTFEEIAAVLAHTSGRSVDYHAETVEEAYASRAHYGAPQWQLDAWVSTYTAVAAGELAGVSDAVERLTGHPATDLTAVLRAARS from the coding sequence ATGGCGGACGTCCCCAGCCGACCCACCGTTGCCGTCACCGGAGCCTCCGGCCGTCTCGGCGGGCGGGTCGCCCGCCTGCTGGCCGCCGCCGGCCTGCCGCAGCGGCTGCTCGCCCGCAACCTCGCCAAGGTCCCCGCGCTGCCGGGCGCCACCGCGCTGTCCTGCGCCTACGGCGACCGCGAGGCCGTGCTCCGGGCGCTGACCGGCGTCGAGCGCGTGCTGATGGTCTCCGCCGCCGAGGCGCCCGACCGGCTGGAGCAGCACCGCACCTTCGTCGACGCGGCGGCCGAGGCGGGGGTCGGGCACCTGGCCTACATCTCGTTCTACGGCGCGGCGCCCGAGGCCACCTTCACCCTGGCCCGCGACCACTGGCACACCGAGCAGCACATCCGCGCCAGCGGGCTGCCCTTCACCTTCCTGCGGGACAACCTCTACGCCGACTTCATGCCCCACCTGGTCGGCGAGGACGGCGTGATCCGCGGGCCCGGTGGCCAGGGACGCGCCGCCGTGGTCGCGCAGGACGACATCGCCGAGGCCGCCGCGGCCGTGCTCGCCCGGGCCCCCGAGCACGCCGGCGCCACCTACGACCTGACCGGCCCGCACGCGCTCACCTTCGAGGAGATCGCCGCGGTGCTCGCGCACACCAGCGGGCGCTCCGTCGACTACCACGCCGAGACGGTCGAGGAGGCCTACGCCTCCCGGGCCCACTACGGCGCCCCGCAGTGGCAGCTCGACGCCTGGGTCTCCACCTACACCGCGGTGGCCGCCGGTGAGCTCGCCGGGGTCAGCGACGCCGTCGAGCGGCTGACCGGCCATCCCGCGACCGACCTCACGGCGGTGCTGCGCGCCGCCCGGAGCTGA
- a CDS encoding DMT family transporter has product MAVVLTVLFAVLAALSNATAMVLQRSAARTVPQSDAFSVRLMLDLVRHPVWLGGMLTVLCAAVFQALALAEGSLALVQPIFVTELTFVLLIACAVFRRRLPTLGWCGIVAVTVGIALALASAAPSGGRDHAAPAVWVLTLAAGGGAMVCCVLAALPYGRGKARAALFGTSAAIGYALTAALMKTSVSAAGHGVTAFFTCWATYAFAAVGGCSLFLLSNAVESGPLLASQPALTLGDAVTSLALGILVYGEHVRTGWWLLPEAVGALLVAAGVMVLPRVETEALGPRPTGR; this is encoded by the coding sequence GTGGCGGTTGTGCTCACCGTGTTGTTCGCCGTGCTCGCGGCGCTGAGCAACGCCACCGCCATGGTGCTGCAGCGCTCCGCCGCGCGGACGGTGCCGCAGAGCGACGCGTTCAGCGTGCGGCTGATGCTCGATCTGGTGCGCCATCCGGTCTGGCTGGGCGGGATGCTCACCGTCCTGTGCGCGGCGGTCTTCCAGGCGCTGGCGCTCGCGGAGGGCTCGCTGGCGCTGGTGCAGCCGATCTTCGTCACCGAGCTGACCTTCGTGCTGCTGATCGCCTGCGCGGTCTTCCGGCGCCGGCTGCCGACGCTGGGCTGGTGCGGGATCGTCGCGGTCACCGTCGGGATCGCCCTCGCGCTCGCCTCGGCCGCGCCCTCCGGAGGGCGCGACCACGCCGCGCCCGCGGTGTGGGTGCTGACCCTGGCCGCGGGCGGCGGCGCGATGGTCTGCTGCGTGCTGGCGGCCCTGCCCTACGGCCGGGGCAAGGCCAGGGCCGCGCTGTTCGGCACCTCGGCCGCGATCGGCTACGCCCTGACCGCGGCGCTGATGAAGACCTCCGTCAGCGCGGCCGGCCACGGCGTCACCGCGTTCTTCACCTGCTGGGCCACCTACGCCTTCGCCGCGGTCGGCGGCTGCTCGCTCTTCCTGCTCTCCAACGCGGTGGAGTCGGGCCCGCTGCTGGCCTCCCAGCCCGCCCTCACCCTCGGCGACGCGGTGACCAGCCTGGCCCTGGGCATCCTGGTCTACGGCGAGCACGTGCGCACCGGCTGGTGGCTGCTGCCCGAGGCGGTGGGCGCGCTGCTGGTGGCGGCCGGCGTGATGGTCCTGCCGCGCGTCGAGACCGAGGCTCTGGGCCCGCGCCCGACGGGCCGCTGA
- a CDS encoding KamA family radical SAM protein: protein MADHLALTTAQLVDEPPRGIAGSAYRYQRRELVEPDWRRFPGWRAVSAEQWRSPRWQRAHSIRNPRQLREVLGSLVGDEIYDDLALDQQKFATMPLLVPPQMLNTVMPHRDPAGPGSLTEEFLADPVRRYMLPLAGDRGSQWPSHPLAERDSLHEAEMWVAEGLTHRYPTKVLAELLSTCPQYCGHCTRMDLVGPPTPGTDKRRFEAKPAARYPAMLDYLRSNPGVRDVVVSGGDVGNLPWPRLEAFVAELLTVDSIRDIRLASKALLTLPQHWLQQEVLDGLTRLARLAGRRGVGLAVHTHANTVQSITPLAAEAARAVLATGVRDVRNQGVLLRGVNDSPEALLDLCFALQDEAQVVPYYFYLCDMVPHSEHWRTPLHQAQQLQSALMGWLPGFATPRLVADVPDLGKRWVHQVAEYDQVRGIASWTGADERTQFRSYDPVDTLPPEGQAWWEARSRAAGGQ, encoded by the coding sequence ATGGCTGATCACCTCGCCCTGACCACAGCCCAGCTGGTCGACGAACCGCCGCGCGGGATCGCGGGATCGGCCTACCGCTACCAGCGGCGCGAACTCGTCGAACCCGACTGGCGCCGCTTCCCCGGCTGGCGCGCGGTGAGCGCCGAGCAGTGGCGCTCACCGCGCTGGCAGCGCGCCCACAGCATCCGCAACCCGCGCCAGCTGCGCGAGGTGCTCGGCTCCCTGGTGGGCGACGAGATCTACGACGATCTCGCCCTGGACCAGCAGAAGTTCGCCACCATGCCGCTGCTGGTGCCGCCGCAGATGCTCAACACCGTGATGCCCCACCGGGATCCGGCCGGTCCCGGCTCGCTCACCGAGGAGTTCCTGGCCGACCCGGTGCGCCGCTACATGCTCCCGCTGGCCGGCGACCGCGGCTCCCAGTGGCCCTCCCACCCGCTGGCCGAGCGCGACTCGCTGCATGAGGCCGAGATGTGGGTGGCCGAAGGGCTCACCCACCGCTACCCGACCAAGGTGCTGGCCGAACTGCTCTCCACCTGCCCGCAGTACTGCGGTCACTGCACCCGGATGGACCTGGTCGGCCCGCCCACCCCCGGCACCGACAAGCGGCGCTTCGAGGCCAAGCCCGCCGCCCGCTACCCGGCCATGCTCGACTACCTGCGGTCCAACCCGGGCGTGCGCGACGTGGTGGTCTCCGGCGGCGACGTCGGCAACCTGCCCTGGCCCAGACTGGAGGCCTTCGTCGCCGAGCTGCTGACCGTCGACTCGATCCGGGACATCCGGCTGGCCTCCAAGGCACTGCTGACCCTGCCTCAGCACTGGCTGCAACAGGAGGTGCTGGACGGCCTGACCCGGCTCGCCCGGCTGGCCGGCCGGCGCGGGGTGGGCCTGGCCGTGCACACCCACGCCAACACCGTGCAGAGCATCACCCCGCTGGCCGCCGAGGCCGCCCGCGCCGTGCTGGCCACCGGTGTACGGGACGTGCGCAACCAGGGCGTGCTGCTGCGCGGCGTCAACGACTCGCCCGAGGCACTGCTCGACCTGTGCTTCGCGCTCCAGGACGAGGCCCAAGTGGTGCCCTACTACTTCTACCTGTGCGACATGGTCCCGCACAGCGAGCACTGGCGGACCCCGCTGCACCAGGCCCAGCAGCTCCAGTCCGCCCTGATGGGCTGGCTGCCCGGCTTCGCCACCCCGCGCCTGGTGGCCGACGTGCCCGACCTGGGCAAGCGCTGGGTCCACCAGGTGGCCGAGTACGACCAGGTGCGCGGCATCGCCTCCTGGACGGGCGCCGACGAGCGGACGCAGTTCCGCTCCTACGACCCGGTGGACACCCTGCCCCCCGAGGGCCAGGCCTGGTGGGAGGCCCGCTCCCGCGCGGCGGGCGGCCAGTAG